TGGTTTAAATAAAGAGCACGCAAACCGTTTCCCGCATGAATTCTCAGGTGGACAACGTCAACGTATCGGTATCGCTCGTGCACTTGCTGTAGAACCTGAATTTATCATTGCCGATGAGCCAATCTCAGCACTTGACGTATCGATTCAGGCGCAAGTTGTAAACTTGCTAAAACAGTTACAAAGAGAAAAAGGCTTAACATACTTATTCATTGCCCATGATTTATCGATGGTAAAATACATTAGTGATCGCATTGGTGTAATGTACCGTGGTCAAATCGTTGAGCTGACAACAAGTGAAGAGTTATATGCGAATCCAATTCATCCATATACAAAATCACTATTATCAGCAATTCCGCTTCCAGATCCAGATTATGAGCGCAATCGTAAACGTATCGTATACGATCCATCTCAGCATGAATACGGTAGCGAAGTACCAACAATGCGTGAAATTCGCCCAGGACATTTCGTACTATGTTCTGAAGCAGAGTATAAGAAATATAAAGAAATCTATCAATAATAAAAATGAGGTCATCCTTCTATGTGTAGAAGGATGACCTTTTTTCTATTATGCTTGAACAGATACAACTTCTTCTTGTTCCTCGGGCTTAACAAGCGCATAACTTTCCCACGCTCTACTTCTCCAGCGGAAGAACATAATGATGGCACGCGTCCATTCATCGATGGCGATTGCTAGCCAAATACCAACCAGCCCCATGTCTAAATGAAAGACGAAAAAGTAACCGAGAGGTAAGCTCATTAAGACCATAGAAAATGCACCGATTAAAACAGGATATTTTGCATCACCAGCTGCACGAAGGGAGTTAATGATGACGATGTTCATCGTACGTCCTGTTTCGAGCAGCACACTTAGTAAAAGAACGGTCGCACCTAAGTGAATAATGTGAGGGTTATCTGTAAATAGCCCCATTAATTGTGTACGGAATGTGATGACGAGAATAACCATACATAAAGTAACACCAATCGCCCATTTTACACTTTTCCATACACGTACATACGCTTCCTCTTTTTCGTTCCCGCCAACTAAACGACCAACGATAATAGCTGTTCCCATACCAATCGCAATTGCGAATAAGTAAGTAAACATAGAAATGTTTGTAGCGTATTGTCTTGCTGCTAATGATTC
The DNA window shown above is from Bacillus clarus and carries:
- a CDS encoding ABC transporter ATP-binding protein, producing the protein MTKQREKLIEVKNVKQHFDVSGGVVKAVNDISFDIYRGETFGLVGESGCGKSTTGRTIIRLYDATAGEVLFDGENVHGKKSRAELKKFNRKMQMIFQDPYASLNPRMTVGDIIAEGIDIHGLAKSKKERMDRVHELLNTVGLNKEHANRFPHEFSGGQRQRIGIARALAVEPEFIIADEPISALDVSIQAQVVNLLKQLQREKGLTYLFIAHDLSMVKYISDRIGVMYRGQIVELTTSEELYANPIHPYTKSLLSAIPLPDPDYERNRKRIVYDPSQHEYGSEVPTMREIRPGHFVLCSEAEYKKYKEIYQ